In a single window of the Acyrthosiphon pisum isolate AL4f chromosome X, pea_aphid_22Mar2018_4r6ur, whole genome shotgun sequence genome:
- the LOC103311922 gene encoding zinc finger BED domain-containing protein 4-like, producing the protein MIQMKPVTTLLRCAAHSLQLCVEDTLKTDAVHSIVTKAREVVKKLRTPTVARMVKSLEPNSLKAILDVPTRWGSTYDMLLRLHRLRKVCNDLSETYKELCMNNDELNMIDNAIKSFEPAKIATVKVQTENLTIGDFHGIWIKCYEDTKLVNSIISNILCNSMNKREKILFGNNIYSAGVFLDPRYQCLLDESTKHQAKSHLIDVFNLMNALSSENSDQSKTFISQYEEPKTHVTHVNDTDDSLEAYIRNKTNVALENNRDIENLDSSKSVPIRLLLESYDGTSRLHNSVDVRNYWEKEKNSKPELYKLAQLLLNVPVTQV; encoded by the exons ATGATTCAAATGAAGCCTGTGACTACTTTGTTAAGGTGTGCAGCACATTCCCTTCAATTATGTGTTGAAGATACTCTTAAGACTGATGCTGTGCATTCGATAGTTACTAAAGCTAGagag gttgtaAAGAAGCTAAGGACACCAACAGTAGCAAGAATGGTTAAATCCTTAGAACCAAATTCTCTTAAAGCCATACTTGATGTTCCGACAAGGTGGGGAAGCACTTATGACATGCTTTTAAGACTCCATAGATTAAGAAAAGTTTGTAATGATTTATCAGAAACATACAAAGAGTTGTGTATGAATAATGATGAATTGAATATGATAGACAATGCG ATTAAATCATTTGAACCAGCCAAAATTGCTACCGTTAAAGTACAAACAGAAAATTTGACAATAGGAGATTTCCACGGAATTTGGATAAAATGTTATGAAGATACTAAATtggttaattcaataatttcaaatattttatgcaactCTATGAATAAGagggaaaaaatattatttggaaataaCATTTACTCAgcag GAGTGTTTTTAGATCCAAGGTACCAATGTTTGCTAGATGAAAGCACTAAACATCAAGCCAAATCACATTTGAtagatgtttttaatttaatgaacgCACTTAGTTCTGAAAATTCTGATCaaagtaaaacatttatttctcaatatgaaGAACCAAAGACACATGTTACACATGTTAATGATACTGATGATAGCCTTGAAGcctatattagaaataaaactaaCGTAGCTTTGGAAAATAATAGGGATATTGAAAATTTGGATAGCTCAAAGTCTGTACCAATACGTTTGTTGCTTGAAAGTTATGATGGTACTTCAAGATTACACAATTCTGTTGATGTTAGAAATTACtgggaaaaagaaaaaaattcaaaaccagAACTATATAAACTTGCACAACTTCTGCTCAATGTTCCAGTTACTCAGGTTTGA
- the LOC107882203 gene encoding uncharacterized protein LOC107882203, producing the protein MSNNDDDYPGMTDHSIVSNQNISIDKSSQNDVLDYLKTIENKIDQLNTIQFNQEQNYRDEKIMTHLIMINGSLSRLASVVHSNAKLLEKILMSDCRMRALAMPVPNLPSPFMQLLPSTNLEDLALAEDLLCNNDNSESLKNREELVSLA; encoded by the exons ATGTCCAATAATGATGATGACTACCCTGGTATGACAGATCATTCAATTGTGTCTAATCAAAACATTTCCATTGATAAATCATCTCAGAATGATg ttttagattatttaaaaaccatagaaaataaaatcgatCAACTTAATACGATTCAATTTAACCAAGAGCAAAATTATCgagatgaaaaaataatgacccatttaataatgataaatggaTCTTTATCAAGACTAGCATCAGTTGTGCACAGTAATGCAaaacttttagaaaaaatattaatgtctgATTGTCGAATGCGTGCATTAGCTATGCCAGTACCAAATTTGCCATCTCCGTTCATGCAGCTATTACCATCAACAAATTTAGAAGACCTTGCCCTTGCTGAAgacttattatgtaataatgacaATAGTGAATCATTAAAGAATAGGGAAGAATTAGTAAGTcttgcataa
- the LOC103311923 gene encoding putative nuclease HARBI1 produces the protein MSLSDSDSSSDDDFVIEVLRVLPRPRFFRDRSNPFTEYDDIDFKQRFRLSKTMLIELLDMVQDHLCQNTLRNMSLSPILQLLITLRYYATGAFQRHLNQMPKTEADRKLVYENFYKMRQFPKVIGAIDCTHIRIQSPNKNIGERFRNRKGYFSINVQAVRNSNLQFTNIVARWPGSVHDSTIFDNSLLRAQLENNEFGDAVLVGDGGYACRNYMMTPLSNPTTEAEVQYQKAQIGTRNVIERTFGVWKRRFPVLSVGIRTQIPTTLVTIIATAVLHNMLIKSNDPLPVDETLLIDDLRQQVPVFLVPQTGNIKRRTLIDTVFS, from the exons ATGTCTTTATCTGATTCTGATTCATCGAGTGATGATGATTTTGTTATTGAGGTGCTTCGTGTGTTACCGAGACCACGTTTTTTTCGTGATAGATCCAATCCATTTACAGAATATGATGATATAGATTTTAAGCAGcgatttag GTTGTCTAAAACAATGTTGATTGAATTACTGGACATGGTTCAAGATCATTTATGTCAAAATACACTACGCAATATGTCATTGTCACCAATATTGCAGCTTCTGATTACACTTAGATATTATGCAACTGGTGCTTTTCAG CGTCACTTAAACCAAATGCCAAAAACAGAAGCTGACAGAAAATTAGTGTAtgaaaatttctataaaatgcGCCAATTTCCTAAAGTTATTGGAGCAATAGATTGTACACATATCAGAATCCAATCTcccaataaaaatattggagAAAGATTCCGCAACAGGAAAGGCTACTTTTCTATTAATGTCCAAGCCGTACGCAACAGTAATTTGCAGTTCACAAATATTGTGGCTCG atggCCAGGTTCAGTCCATGACtcaacaatatttgataattctTTATTAAGAGCTCAATTGGAGAATAATGAATTTGGAGATGCTGTACTTGTGGGAGATGGAGGTTATGCATGTCGTAATTATATGATGACACCTCTTTCCAACCCTACTACTGAAGCAGAAGTACAATATCAA aaaGCACAAATCGGCACAAGAAATGTCATTGAAAGAACATTTGGTGTTTGGAAAAGGCGGTTTCCTGTGCTATCTGTTGGAATTCGAACTCAAATCCCAACTACTCTTGTAACTATTATAGCTACAGCAGTATTGCATAATATGCTTATCAAATCAAATGATCCTCTACCTGTAGACGAAACTCTCTTAATTGATGATTTGCGTCAACAAGTTCCTGTCTTTCTTGTTCCTCAAACTGGGAACATTAAACGCAGAACATTAATTGACACTGTATtttcatga